A portion of the Streptomyces erythrochromogenes genome contains these proteins:
- a CDS encoding class I SAM-dependent methyltransferase: MRFQYDTIGERYAESTSTAAYSAADTYTLHGALDALGGLRGLDALDLACGYGYNTRLLARGGARRTVGVDVSEEMIRLAREHEATKDRPDVEYLVADAAGLPDLGPFDVATAAYVFSYAPDRRTLHAMFRSVRANLRAGGRLLAIVPNAGAFPRVDWSPYGVRILDRVRDGDAPLLKAHFLTEPPVPFEFREWAHSDLAEAAVEAGFVTVGWQPNRTPPADPVRDEAYWSAYRAWPISSLMTCTA, translated from the coding sequence ATGCGGTTCCAGTACGACACCATCGGCGAGCGCTACGCGGAGTCCACGAGCACGGCGGCGTACTCCGCGGCCGACACCTACACCCTGCACGGCGCCCTCGACGCGCTCGGCGGACTGCGCGGCCTCGACGCCCTGGACCTGGCCTGCGGATACGGCTACAACACCCGGCTGCTGGCCCGCGGCGGGGCCCGGCGGACCGTCGGCGTCGACGTCTCCGAGGAGATGATCCGGCTGGCCCGCGAACACGAGGCGACGAAGGACCGCCCCGACGTCGAGTACCTCGTCGCGGACGCCGCCGGCCTGCCCGACCTCGGCCCCTTCGACGTCGCCACCGCCGCGTACGTCTTCAGCTACGCGCCCGACCGGCGCACCCTCCACGCGATGTTCCGGTCCGTCCGCGCCAACCTGCGCGCCGGCGGCCGGCTGCTCGCCATCGTGCCCAACGCCGGGGCGTTCCCGCGGGTGGACTGGTCACCGTACGGGGTCCGCATCCTCGACCGGGTCCGGGACGGCGACGCGCCGCTGCTGAAGGCCCACTTCCTGACCGAGCCGCCCGTGCCCTTCGAGTTCCGCGAATGGGCCCACTCCGACCTCGCCGAAGCGGCCGTCGAGGCGGGCTTCGTCACCGTCGGCTGGCAGCCGAACCGCACCCCGCCCGCCGACCCGGTACGCGACGAGGCCTACTGGTCGGCGTACCGCGCCTGGCCGATCAGCTCGCTGATGACCTGTACGGCGTAG
- a CDS encoding alpha/beta hydrolase fold domain-containing protein yields MPSLRSRALSVALVLAGRRRRFASAEAVRARVASAARRPAPHLPPRRLGRVADISRTFVGAWPVYDVSPLGAEPSAQVLYVHGGGYVGELERPHWELVRTLVTRARARVVVPAYILAPRGTADRTVPVATDLLSGLIAGGGDGGTVLIGDSAGAGLALAAAQRLRDRDGGQPSRIVLVSPWLDVTMSHPDQAAIEEADPLLARAGLLEAGRLYAGTLDPEDPLVSPLRGSFAGLAPLTVFSGTRDVLSTDSRELVRRARAEGTEVEFHEAAGMPHAYPLLPVPEGRAARDRIVELVRSAADL; encoded by the coding sequence GTGCCGAGTCTGCGCAGCAGGGCGCTTTCGGTGGCGCTGGTCCTGGCGGGGCGGCGAAGACGGTTCGCGAGCGCCGAGGCGGTGCGCGCGCGGGTGGCGTCGGCCGCCCGCCGGCCCGCGCCGCATCTGCCGCCGCGGCGGCTGGGGCGGGTCGCGGACATCTCCCGGACGTTCGTCGGCGCCTGGCCGGTGTACGACGTGTCCCCGCTGGGGGCCGAGCCGTCGGCGCAGGTGCTGTACGTGCACGGCGGCGGCTACGTGGGCGAGCTGGAGCGCCCGCACTGGGAGCTGGTGCGGACCCTGGTGACGCGGGCCCGGGCGCGCGTCGTCGTACCCGCGTACATCCTGGCTCCGCGCGGGACCGCCGACCGGACCGTCCCGGTCGCCACCGACCTGCTGAGCGGCCTGATCGCGGGCGGCGGCGACGGCGGGACGGTGCTCATCGGCGACTCGGCCGGCGCCGGGCTGGCGCTGGCGGCCGCGCAGCGCCTGCGCGACCGCGACGGCGGGCAGCCTTCGCGGATCGTGCTGGTCTCGCCCTGGCTGGACGTGACGATGAGCCATCCGGACCAGGCGGCGATCGAGGAGGCCGACCCGCTGCTGGCCCGTGCGGGACTGCTGGAGGCCGGGCGGCTGTACGCCGGGACGCTGGACCCCGAGGATCCCCTGGTGAGCCCGCTGCGCGGGTCGTTCGCGGGGCTGGCGCCGCTGACGGTGTTCAGCGGCACCCGGGACGTGCTCTCGACGGACAGCCGGGAGCTGGTGCGCCGGGCCCGCGCGGAGGGCACGGAGGTGGAGTTCCACGAGGCGGCGGGGATGCCGCACGCCTACCCGCTGCTGCCGGTGCCGGAGGGGCGGGCGGCGCGTGACCGGATCGTCGAGCTGGTCAGGTCCGCGGCGGACCTGTGA
- the tdh gene encoding L-threonine 3-dehydrogenase, translating to MKALVKHKAEPGLWLMDVPEPEYGAGDVLIKVLRTGICGTDLHIRSWDGWAQGAVKTPLVLGHEFVGEVAAVGADVADIELGALVSGEGHLVCGKCRNCLAGRRHLCRSTVGLGVGRDGAFAEYVVLPAQNVWVHRTAVDLDVAAIFDPFGNAVHTALSFPLVGEDVLITGAGPIGIMAAAVAKHAGARNVVITDVSPERLEIARKAGATLAVNVAESSIAEAQTQLGLREGFDIGLEMSGRAEAMRDMIDNMTHGGRIAMLGLPATEFAVDWAKVVTSMITIKGIYGREMFETWYAMTVLLEGGLDLSPVITGRYSHRDFEAAFDEASTARSGKIILDWTA from the coding sequence ATGAAGGCACTCGTCAAGCACAAAGCCGAGCCCGGCCTGTGGCTCATGGACGTCCCGGAGCCCGAGTACGGCGCCGGCGACGTGCTGATCAAGGTGCTGCGCACCGGCATCTGCGGAACCGACCTGCACATCCGATCCTGGGACGGCTGGGCGCAGGGCGCGGTCAAGACCCCGCTCGTCCTCGGCCACGAGTTCGTCGGCGAGGTCGCGGCGGTCGGCGCGGACGTGGCGGACATCGAGCTCGGCGCGCTGGTCAGCGGTGAGGGCCACCTGGTGTGCGGCAAGTGCCGCAACTGTCTCGCCGGCCGCCGCCACCTGTGCCGCAGCACGGTCGGCCTCGGCGTGGGCCGCGACGGCGCCTTCGCCGAGTACGTGGTCCTGCCCGCGCAGAACGTGTGGGTGCACCGCACGGCCGTGGACCTGGACGTCGCCGCGATCTTCGACCCCTTCGGCAACGCCGTGCACACCGCGCTGTCCTTCCCGCTCGTCGGCGAGGACGTGCTGATCACCGGCGCCGGCCCGATCGGCATCATGGCGGCCGCCGTGGCCAAGCACGCCGGTGCGCGCAACGTCGTGATCACCGACGTGAGCCCCGAGCGGCTGGAGATCGCCCGCAAGGCGGGCGCCACGCTCGCCGTGAACGTCGCCGAGTCCTCGATCGCCGAGGCGCAGACCCAGCTGGGCCTGCGCGAGGGCTTCGACATCGGCCTGGAGATGTCCGGGCGCGCCGAGGCGATGCGCGACATGATCGACAACATGACGCACGGCGGCCGGATCGCCATGCTGGGCCTGCCCGCGACGGAGTTCGCCGTCGACTGGGCGAAGGTCGTCACCTCGATGATCACGATCAAGGGCATCTACGGCCGCGAGATGTTCGAGACCTGGTACGCGATGACGGTGCTCCTGGAGGGCGGGCTCGACCTCAGCCCCGTCATCACCGGCCGCTACTCGCACCGCGACTTCGAGGCCGCCTTCGACGAGGCGTCGACCGCCCGGAGCGGCAAGATCATCCTGGACTGGACGGCGTAG
- a CDS encoding glycine C-acetyltransferase — MFETVRDDLRTTLDEIRSAGLHKPERVIGTPQNAAVAVTSGGTAGEVLNFCANNYLGLADHPEVVAAAKDALDRWGYGMASVRFICGTQEVHKELEARLSAFLGQEDTILYSSCFDANGGVFETILGAEDAVISDALNHASIIDGIRLSKARRFRYANRDMAELETRLKEATEGGARRKLIVTDGVFSMDGYVAPLQEICDLAERYGAMVMVDDSHAVGFVGPGGRGTPELHGVMDRVDIITGTLGKALGGASGGYVAARAEIVELLRQRSRPYLFSNSLAPVIAAASLKVLDLLESAGDLRERLAANTALFRTKMTEAGFEILPGDHAIAPVMIGDAAEAGRMAELLLERGVYVIGFSYPVVPMGAARIRVQLSAAHSTADVERAVAAFIDARAALGTAGA; from the coding sequence ATGTTCGAGACCGTCCGCGACGACCTCCGCACCACCCTCGACGAGATCCGCTCCGCCGGTCTGCACAAGCCCGAGCGCGTCATCGGCACCCCGCAGAACGCGGCCGTCGCCGTCACCTCGGGCGGTACCGCGGGCGAGGTCCTCAACTTCTGCGCCAACAACTACCTGGGGCTGGCCGACCACCCCGAGGTCGTCGCCGCCGCGAAGGACGCCCTGGACCGCTGGGGCTACGGCATGGCCTCCGTCCGCTTCATCTGCGGCACCCAGGAGGTGCACAAGGAGCTGGAGGCGCGCCTCTCGGCCTTCCTCGGCCAGGAGGACACGATCCTCTACTCCTCCTGCTTCGACGCCAACGGCGGCGTCTTCGAGACCATCCTCGGCGCCGAGGACGCGGTCATCTCCGACGCCCTCAACCACGCCTCCATCATCGACGGCATCCGCCTCTCCAAGGCCCGCCGCTTCCGCTACGCCAACCGCGACATGGCCGAGCTGGAGACCCGCCTGAAGGAGGCCACCGAGGGCGGCGCCCGCCGCAAGCTGATCGTCACCGACGGCGTCTTCTCCATGGACGGCTACGTCGCCCCGCTCCAGGAGATCTGCGACCTGGCCGAGCGCTACGGCGCCATGGTCATGGTCGACGACTCCCACGCGGTCGGCTTCGTCGGCCCCGGCGGCCGCGGCACCCCCGAACTGCACGGCGTCATGGACCGCGTCGACATCATCACCGGCACCCTCGGCAAGGCCCTCGGAGGTGCCTCCGGCGGCTACGTCGCCGCGCGCGCCGAGATCGTCGAGCTGCTGCGCCAGCGCTCGCGCCCGTACCTCTTCTCCAACTCCCTCGCCCCGGTCATCGCGGCGGCCTCCCTCAAGGTCCTCGACCTGCTGGAGTCGGCCGGCGACCTGCGCGAACGCCTCGCCGCGAACACCGCGCTCTTCCGCACCAAGATGACCGAGGCAGGCTTCGAGATCCTGCCCGGCGACCACGCCATCGCCCCCGTGATGATCGGCGACGCGGCGGAGGCCGGCCGCATGGCCGAGCTGCTCCTGGAGCGCGGGGTCTACGTGATCGGCTTCTCCTACCCGGTGGTGCCGATGGGCGCGGCCCGCATCCGCGTCCAGCTCTCGGCGGCCCACTCCACGGCCGACGTGGAGCGCGCGGTGGCCGCCTTCATCGACGCCCGTGCGGCGCTGGGGACCGCTGGGGCCTGA
- a CDS encoding LysR family transcriptional regulator → MIDPRRLRILRAVADHRTVTAAAAALYLTPSAVSQQLAALEQETGHALLTRSGRGVRLTAAGEILLGHAHEVLAQLERAEAELAAYAGGAAGEVTVAAFATGIAEVLAPAIARLALERPGIRLRVRDAEGDQSLPLLLDGEADLALAVEYRGAPGADDGRLSVLPLYAEPFDAVLPSGHPLADLPAVSLADLSDSDWVGQYPGNPCHDVTLLACELAGFQPRFAHSSDDFRAVTALVGAGAGVALVPRSALRGMDLKEVQVRPVAGPAATRRVFAATRRGAETHPLIAPVLAALVRESERLPTH, encoded by the coding sequence GTGATCGACCCCCGCCGGCTGCGCATCCTGCGGGCCGTGGCGGACCACCGTACGGTGACCGCCGCGGCCGCAGCCCTGTACCTCACCCCCTCGGCCGTCTCCCAGCAGCTCGCGGCGCTGGAACAGGAGACGGGCCACGCGCTGCTCACCCGCAGCGGCCGGGGCGTACGTCTGACCGCGGCGGGGGAGATCCTGCTCGGCCACGCCCACGAGGTGCTGGCCCAGCTGGAGCGGGCGGAGGCCGAACTCGCCGCGTACGCGGGCGGCGCGGCCGGCGAGGTCACGGTGGCCGCCTTCGCCACGGGCATCGCGGAGGTGCTCGCCCCGGCGATCGCCCGGCTCGCGCTGGAGCGGCCGGGGATCAGGCTGCGGGTGCGCGACGCGGAGGGCGACCAGAGCCTGCCGCTGCTCCTGGACGGCGAGGCGGACCTCGCGCTCGCGGTCGAGTACCGGGGCGCGCCGGGCGCCGACGACGGCAGGCTCTCCGTCCTCCCGCTGTACGCGGAGCCCTTCGATGCGGTGCTGCCCTCGGGGCACCCGCTGGCCGACCTGCCGGCGGTGTCGCTTGCGGACCTGTCCGATTCGGACTGGGTGGGCCAGTACCCCGGCAACCCGTGCCACGACGTGACCCTGCTCGCCTGCGAACTGGCCGGCTTCCAGCCGCGGTTCGCGCACTCCTCCGACGACTTCCGCGCCGTGACGGCGCTGGTCGGAGCCGGGGCCGGGGTGGCCCTCGTGCCGCGCTCGGCGCTGCGGGGCATGGACCTCAAGGAGGTCCAGGTCCGCCCGGTCGCCGGACCGGCCGCCACCCGACGGGTCTTCGCGGCCACCCGCCGCGGGGCCGAGACCCACCCGCTGATCGCCCCCGTCCTGGCGGCCCTGGTCCGCGAATCGGAGCGCCTGCCGACCCACTGA
- a CDS encoding DeoR/GlpR family DNA-binding transcription regulator yields the protein MTRKERWQTLLDLLVERGELEVEPAAETLGVSAATIRRDLDQLAEQQLLVRTRGGAVLHGVSYELPLRYRTSRRAAEKSRISEAVAALVAPGEVIGLTGGTTTTEVARALAGRPDLAQGSPALTVVTNALNIAGELVIRPQFKIVLTGGVARPQSYELTGPLAEQVLGQLAVDTAVLGVDGFDPQDGAATRHEDEASVNRLLCERARRVVVAADSSKLGVRAFARICATSAVDVLVTDTGLAPAVARSFTAAGVEVVTV from the coding sequence ATGACCCGCAAGGAGCGCTGGCAGACACTGCTGGACCTGCTGGTGGAACGGGGCGAACTGGAGGTGGAACCGGCCGCCGAGACCCTCGGGGTGTCCGCCGCGACCATCCGCCGCGACCTCGACCAGCTCGCCGAGCAGCAGCTGCTGGTGCGCACGCGCGGCGGGGCGGTGCTGCACGGCGTCAGTTACGAACTCCCGCTGCGGTACCGGACATCGCGGCGCGCCGCCGAGAAGAGCCGCATCAGCGAGGCCGTCGCGGCGCTGGTCGCCCCGGGCGAGGTGATCGGCCTGACGGGCGGCACCACGACCACGGAGGTGGCGCGGGCCCTGGCCGGGCGCCCGGACCTGGCCCAGGGCTCGCCCGCGCTCACCGTGGTCACCAACGCCCTCAACATCGCGGGCGAACTGGTGATCCGGCCGCAGTTCAAGATCGTGCTGACGGGCGGCGTGGCGCGCCCCCAGTCGTACGAACTGACGGGCCCGCTCGCCGAGCAGGTCCTCGGGCAGCTCGCGGTGGACACGGCGGTGCTCGGCGTGGACGGTTTCGACCCGCAGGACGGTGCGGCGACCCGGCACGAGGACGAGGCCTCGGTCAACCGCCTCCTGTGCGAACGCGCCCGCCGGGTGGTGGTGGCGGCGGACTCCAGCAAGCTGGGCGTCCGCGCCTTCGCCCGCATCTGCGCGACCTCTGCCGTGGACGTCCTGGTGACGGACACGGGCCTCGCCCCGGCGGTGGCCCGGTCCTTCACCGCGGCGGGGGTCGAGGTGGTCACCGTCTGA
- a CDS encoding SIS domain-containing protein — protein sequence MSHVAYELGTQPACWERAAELAPARRAVLPQPGERTAIVGCGTSYYMAQAAAVLREEAGQGETDAFPASEFPRHRRYDRVVALTRSGTTTEVLDLLAALRDAGVPTTAVIGDPATPVMAVADELVVLDFADEQSVVQTRFATTALTLLRAHVGLHGPAAVADARTALDEPLPAELDDQGQFTFLGRGWSVGLAHEAALKMREASLSWAESYPAMEYRHGPVSISGPGTVTWSLDEAPDGLAEQVRRTGGQWVAGRLDPLAELVRVHRLALAVAARRGLDPDAPRNLTRSVILTTGEEAVR from the coding sequence ATGAGTCACGTCGCGTACGAGTTGGGCACGCAGCCCGCATGCTGGGAGCGGGCCGCCGAACTGGCCCCGGCCCGGCGGGCGGTGCTGCCGCAGCCGGGGGAGCGTACCGCGATCGTCGGGTGCGGCACCTCGTACTACATGGCCCAGGCGGCCGCCGTGTTGCGCGAGGAGGCGGGGCAGGGGGAGACCGACGCCTTCCCCGCCTCGGAGTTCCCGCGCCACCGCCGCTACGACCGGGTCGTCGCGCTCACCCGCTCCGGGACCACCACCGAGGTGCTGGACCTGCTGGCCGCACTGCGCGACGCGGGCGTGCCCACGACCGCCGTCATCGGGGATCCGGCGACTCCGGTGATGGCGGTGGCGGACGAGCTCGTCGTCCTCGACTTCGCCGACGAACAGTCCGTCGTGCAGACCCGCTTCGCGACCACCGCCCTGACCCTGCTGCGGGCGCACGTCGGGCTGCACGGCCCCGCGGCCGTCGCCGACGCCCGCACCGCCCTCGACGAGCCGCTCCCTGCGGAGCTCGACGACCAGGGGCAGTTCACCTTCCTCGGCCGCGGCTGGAGCGTCGGGCTCGCCCACGAGGCGGCCCTGAAGATGCGCGAGGCCTCGCTCTCCTGGGCCGAGTCCTATCCGGCGATGGAGTACCGGCACGGGCCGGTCAGCATCTCCGGGCCCGGCACCGTCACCTGGTCGCTCGACGAGGCCCCCGACGGGCTCGCCGAACAGGTCCGCCGGACCGGCGGCCAATGGGTGGCAGGGCGGCTCGACCCGCTCGCCGAACTCGTCCGCGTGCACCGCCTCGCCCTCGCCGTCGCCGCCCGGCGCGGGCTGGACCCCGACGCGCCGCGCAACCTGACCCGCTCGGTGATCCTCACCACCGGCGAGGAGGCGGTC